GCCCGCGCGCGGGCACGCCCGGTGGCGGCACCGGGCTCGGTCTCGCCATCGCCCGCTGGGCGACCGACCTGCACGGCGGCGAGATCACCGTCCTCGACGCCCCCGCCGGCTGCCGCATCCGCGTCGTCATCCCCCCGAACCCCGGAGGTTCCCCATGACCGATACGCCGGTGCCGTTGGAGAAGAAGCCGCCCGGAGCCGCCCCGCCGCCGCCCACGCCGGGCTTGGCGGCCGAGCCGGTCGGCCCGGGCTGGCCGGGCGGGCCCCGGGGCCCGCGCGTGTACGGGCCCATGCCGCCGCCGTACTTCGCCAAGCCCACCCTGCTCGACCGGATGTTCCGGCGGTGGAAGCGTCCGGAACCGCTGCGGCCCGCGTTCGTCGGCGCCACGGCCGCCGCCGGGCTGGTCGGCGCGCTCACGCTCGGCCCGATGATGCGGGAGGGCGCCTTCGGCGTCGGCGTGCCGATCGCCGCGGCCGCCGTCGCGGCCGTCTCGGGCGCCGCCGCGCTGCGGGCCGGACGGCTGGTGGCGCCCGCGACGCGCAGGCGCCGGGGCGTCCGCCGCGCCAACCTCACCGCCGTCGTGTTCGCGCTGCTCTCGCTCGCCCTGGTCGCGACGTTCGCGGTGCGCGACGCCGACTGGATCGTCGCGATCACGTTCCTGCTGGCCATGCCCATCGCGTCGTACGCGGCGGCGGGCGGGCGGTCGTGGGTGGAGCTGATCGGCGGCGGGCTCGCGTACCCGTTCAGCGGCCTGCGGATGCTGCCGTGGGCGGCGCGCGGCGTGGCCGGCGCGGCGACGTCCGGACGCGGCGTGACCTGGCCCGTCATCCGCACCGGGCTGATCGCGGCCGGGCTGCTGCTGGTGTTCGGCGCGCTCTTCGCGGGGGCGGACGCGGCGTTCGGCGACCTGGCCGCCGGGCTGGTCCCGGACGTGTCGGGCGGCAGCGTCTTCGTGTACGGGTTCGCGTTCGTCGCGACGATGCTCGCCACGCTCGCGGGCTCCCACCTCGCGCAGTCCCCGCCGCCGCTGCACCTGCTCGCCCCGCGGCGGCCCGCCCCGGCCGGGCGCTGGTCGTGGATCGTCCCGATCGCCGCGCTCGACCTGCTGTTCCTCGCGTTCTGCGCCGTCCAGGCCCGGGTGTTCCTCGCCGCCGACCGGGACGCGCTGCTCGCCGAGACCGGCCTCACCTACGCCGAGTACGCGCGGCAGGGGTTCTTCCAGCTCGTGGTGGTGACCGTGCTGGTCATCGCCGTCATCGCGCTGGCGATGACGTGGGCGCCGTCGGCCACGCGCGCCGACCGGGCGACCGTCCGGGCCCTGCTGGGGCTGCTGTGCGCGCTGACGCTGGTGGTCGTCGCGGTCGCGCTGCGGCGCCTGTACCTGTACGAGGAGGCGTTCGGCTGGACGCGGCTGCGGCTGTGGGTGCACGCGTTCGAGGTGTGGCTGGGCCTCGTCGTGGTGCTCGGCGCGGTCGGCGCGGTGTTCGGGTTCCGCCGCGACCTGCTGCCCCGCGCGATCGCGGGCAGCGCCGCCGCCGCGCTGCTCGCGCTCGCCGCGATCAACCCGGACGGGTTCATCGCCGAACGCAACGTCGACCGGTTCGAGGCGACCGGCAAGATCGACGTGCTGTACCTGCGGAACCTGTCCGCCGACGCCGTCCCGGCGCTGGACCGGCTGCCGGAGCCGCAGCGGTCGTGCGCGCTGTGGGAGATCGAGCGGGAACTGCGCGGGGACGAACCGGCCGTGGCCGCCAATCTCGGCCGCGCCCGCGCCCGGGACCTGCTGGCCGACACCCCGGCCGTGAGGAGCGCCGGGAACGACCTCTCCGGCGGGATCTACGGCTTCTGCAGCGACATGATCTACGACACGGGCGGCTCCACCCGGTACTAGCCGCCCGGCCGTCAGTCCGCCGGGAGGCCGTCCATCGTGAGGAGGGCGAACGCGGCCAGGGTGGAGTCGTCGGTGATCCGGCCGTCCGCGACCAGCGCGCGGAACTCGGCCCGCGACACCCACCGCTGCCGCATGTCCTGCTCCTCGGCCTCCCGGTCGGGCTCGCCGGGCGTCAGCCCGGTCGCATGGAAGATCGTGAAGCTCTGCCCGCTCATCCCGTGCGCGCAGTTCAGGCGGCCGATCACGCGCAGCCGTCCGGCGGTGAACCCGGTCTCCTCGGCCAGCTCCCGGCGGGCGAGCTCCGCCGGATCGACCGCTCGGCGGCCCGGCGCCGACCCCTGCGGGAAGCTCCACGTGCGGCGGCCGATCGGGTAGCGGAACTCCTCCACCATGTGGAAGCCGCCGTTCTCCTCCGGGATCACGAGCACGAAGTCGGGCTTGTCGATGACGCCGTAGATGCCGCGCGAGCCGTCGAGCCGCTCGATCTCGTCCTCGCGGACCACCATCCACGGGTTCTCGTAGACGACGCGCGACGCGATCCGGCGGACGGCGGGCCGCTCGCCCGCGTTCCCGTTCGCCTCGTGTCCGTGCAGGTCGGTCATGTCAGGCTCCCGCCCCGTATCGGTAGGTGAGTTCGTGCCGGTGGCCCGCCACCACCCGGTGGGTCACCTCGACGACCCGGTCGTCCTGGTCGTACGCGCGGCGCCACAGCGTCAGCACCGGCTGCTCCGGGCCGATCTCCAGCACCTCCTGCTCCTCCGCGCGCGGCAGCCGGCAGGTGACCGTCTCCTCGAAGACGATCGTGAGCCCGGCCTCCTCCAGCCGCGAGTAGATCCCGCCGGGCCCGGTGTCGATCTCCCGCAGGACCGGTATCCGCTCGACGACGTCGAGCGGCACCCAGGTCGTCGCGGTCTGCACGGGCGGCTCGTCCGCCACGCCCTGGACGCGCGCGCGGCGCAGCAGCCGCGTCCCGGCGGGCACCGCGAGGCGCCGCGCGAGCCGCGGGTCCGCGACGACCTCGGCGACGGACGTCCGGGTGAACGGGGTGCGGCCGGACCCCTGCGCCGACACGTGGAAGCCGCGCCAGCCGCCGACCTGCCGGGTGACGTCGGACGCCGCGCGGCGGATCCGCCCGGCGGCGTGCACCCGCACCCCGGACCCGTGCTCGACGTGGACGAGGCCCTGCTCGGCGAGCATCCGCAGCGCCCGCCGGACGGTCGAGCGGTCGGCGCCGAACTCGCGCGCGAGCTCGCGTTCGGACGGCAGCCACGCGCCCGGGTCGAGCTCGCCCTCGATGATGCGGGCGGCCAGCGCACTGGTGATCGCTTGCGCCTTCGTGGGGGGTCGCGGCATACCAGATCCTGCTCCGAACTGCGGTGCGTCGATCTCACGATCTCATACCGCGCAGGGACAGGTGGCGGGTACCGTCAGGCTCACCTTGCCTCGGCGCCACATTGGGCGCGGCGATAATCTCCGTCCGTGTTCTGCCGAACACGTTGTGACACGGCCTCCGGCGCCCTACGGTGGGCCTACCATAGGCCGACCAAGGAGTCCCGCGGTGATGTCGGTGTCCATGTGCATGCCCGGCTGGCACAGCGAACGCTCGGACGGTGGCCTGCGCGCCACCCGGGTGACGCCCTTGTCGGACTACCAGCTGCTCAACGGCTGCCTCGAAGAGATCGTCGCGCTCGACGAGGGCGAGCTGTGGCTGCTGTGCGACGCCCAGACCCGGCTGGCGGAGCGGGTCGCCACCGCCGAGCGGCTGCGCTTCAGGTCCGCCGGAAGCTGACCACCTCGCCGCTCTCCCCGGCGACCGCCCGCGCGGGCGGGATCAGGTGCTCGCCCGGCCCGGCCGCCAGCAGCGCCCGCGCCCGCAGCACGATCTCCAGGTCGAACCGGAGGTCCGGGTCCAGCAGCTGGTCGCCGAACAGCTCCTCCAGCTGCCGCAGCCGGTACCGGACGGTCTGCGGGTGCACGTGCAACCGCATCGCGACCTCGTTGGCGTTGCGGCCCGACTGCAGCCACGCCAGCAGCGTCTCGGCGAGCCGGTCCTGCTGGGACGGCCGCAGGTGCGACAGCGGCGCGAGCCGCAGGTCCGCGAGCGCCGTCGTGAGCCCCTCGTCCTGGAACAGGATCAGCGTGGACATGTGCTCCACGCTGCGCACCACCCCGCCCGCCTCGATGACGCCGCGCTGCACCAGGCACAGCGTCTTGCGGGCCCACTGGAACGAGCGGCCCGCCTCCATCACCGGGACGGTCGGGCCGACCACGGCCGGGGTCCCGGCGAGCGCCCGGTCCACGAGCTTCGCACGGCCCGGCCCGTCCGGGTCCGGGATGATCAGGCTGGGGGTGCGGCGGGTCAGGTCGGCGAGCACGTCGGGCGGGAACGCGGTGCCCCGGTCGTCGCGGACCTGCCGGCCCAGCGCGACCGCCGCGACCGTCCGGGGCAGCGGCCAGTGCGCCGCCGCGGCGAGGTCCGCGATGGCCTCCGCCCCGGCCGGCGGGTCGGCGAACAGCAGGTCGAGCAGCCGCTTGCGGCGCCGCTGCATCTCCCCGGCCACCTCCGCCTTGGCCTGCGAGAAGCCCTCCGCCGCCGCGTGCGCCAGCTCGTCCTGGAACAGCATCAGCGCCTCGCCGACCGCGCCCAGCGTGCGCGGCTGGACCTGCAGCGCGTCGGCGCCCTCGGTGATCCGCCGCCACGCGATCATGCCGCCGACGCGCATCGCGGTCTGCATGGCGTCGAGGCTGCGGCCCTCCCCGGCCTCGCCCCGTCCCATCGAACGGAAGAAGTCGGTGACGTTCGCGGGTTCCTCGTCGGGGTCGGCGACCCGGTCCACGAAGTAGTGCAGCACCCGCTCGACGGCCTGCCGGAGCGTGGCCGAGTAGGTTCCGTTGCCCGGCCGGTCGTACTCCCGGACCCGCGTCTGGATCTCCTGCATCATCTCGTCCGCCACCTCGTCGAGGTGCGGCCGCATGTGATCGGCCAATTCTCTGGGCAGATCCGCCCAGGGCCGCCCGGTGGCGCTCGAACCGTCGTCCGACACGTATACCCTCCCCGCCGCTCGGTTCCCCTGCGTTCCGCGCCGCACACCGGGGGTAATTAACTACTTATGAGACCCATGTGAGGCAAATCATGACCCGTCGACCGGCCAGGGCGAAAGTCTAGGTCGGCAACCGACCAGAATCGGCCGCCCCACCCGCCACCTCCACCCCGCACCCGCTGCGCTTCCATCTCATTACTTTCGGTGAATGCCATACCTGATAGCATCTGATACATATAGCGTCCGATGCATGGGGCTGTACGACGTTGAGATCGAGCCGGAGATCATGGAATGGCTGGATTCGCTCACCGACCGCGAGTACGGCCGTGTCGAGCAGTTCGTCGAGATCCTCGCGGAGAACGCCGAAACACTGGGTGAGCCGTGGTCACGACATCTCGGCGGCGGGCTGCGCGAACTCCGCATCCATCTCCATCCACGGCAAGTACGCATCACCTACTGGCTCGCACCAGGCAGACGGGTCATCCTGCTCACGGTGTTCTCCAAGACACAAGACCGTGAGGTCGCGGAGATCGAGCGCGCGGGGCGGGCCATGAAGGTATGTCAAGACGAGCATGGCCACGCACGGACGAACTACATCAGGGAGGTGTAAGGCCATGGAAGGGAAGAGCAGCCCCCATGCGCGCTGGGTGCCGGGCTCGGGTCGCGACAACGACGAGGTCCGCGCCGGACGGGAAGAGGCGCGCATCGCCTTCGAGCTGGGCAACGCGGTCAGGGAACGTCGCCAGGCTCTGGGATGGTCGCAGGCCGAACTCGCCAGGAGAGCGGGCATGACCCAGCCGGCCCTCTCCCGGCTGGAGGCGGGCGGCCCCACACCGACCATCGGGGTGCTCGACCGCATCGCTCACGCCCTGGGGGCCAGGCTGACCGTGCAGTTCACCGACGCCGTCTGAAACCGACGGGCAGGGGAAGAGGGCCGGGCGGCGCCTGGTGGGGTGGTGGGGAGGCGGCGCCGCCCGGCTCTCGCGGGGGAATCGCTCAGTCGCGGAAACGGTTCAGGTTGTCCTCGCCGATCCGCTCGCGCATCGCCGGGTCGTCGACGCCCTGGCCCTCGCCGGTGGCGCCGCACAGCACCGCGACCTTGCCGGTGTGCTGGTTCGTCTGGACGGCGCGGGTCGCCTCGCCCGCCTCGTCGAGGTCGTAGACCCGCGACAGGGTCGGGTGGATCATGCCGAGGGAGATCAGCCGGTTGATCTCGACGGCCTCGTGGTAGTTGAAGCCGTGCGAGCCGATGATGCTCTTCAGCCGCATCCACAGGAACCGGTTGTCGTACTCGTGCTTGTAGCCGGTCGACGAACCGCACGTGACGATCTTGCCGCCGCGCTTGGCGACGTACACCGACGCGCCGAACGTCTCGCGGCCGAGGTACTCGAACACGATCCCCGGGTCCTCGCCGACGAGGCCGCGGATGGCCTCGCCCAGCACCCGTCCGGCCTTCGGGTTGCGCAGGCCCTGCTCACCGAGGTTCAGCTCGCTGCGGTTGATGATGTTGTCGCAGCCCTGCGAGCGGACGATCTCGGCCTTCGCCTCCGACGACACCACCGCGACCGGGATGCCGCCGCCGTTGCGGACGAGCTGCGTCGCGTACGAGCCGAGCCCGCCCGTCGCGCCCCAGATCAGGACGACGTCGCCCTGCTTCATGCGGGCGCCGTGCGTGCCGACCAGCATCCGGTAGGCGGTCGCCGCGCACAGGGTGTTCGAGCCGGCCTCCTCCCAGGTGAGGTGCTTCGGCTTGGGGATGAGCTGGTTCGCCTTGACGATGCAGTACTCGCCGAGGGAGCCGAAGTTCGTCTCGAAGCCCCACGCGAGCTGCGTCTCGCTCATCATGCCGTCGTCGTAGGAGCCGTGGTCCTCCTCGTCCACGTAGGACGGGGAGAGCACGACCTTGTCGCCGACCTTCCAGTGCTTCACGCCGGCGCCGGTGCGGACGACCACGCCGGAACCGTCCGAGCCGAGGATGTGGTACGGCAGGTCGTGCCGGGCGCCGTACCAGCCCTGCCGGCCGAACTTCTCGAGGAACGCGAACGTCGGGACCGGCTCGAAGATCGCCGACCAGACGGTGTTGAAGTTGATCGCCGCGGACATCACCGCGACCACGCACTCGTCGGGGGCGAGCTCGGGCATCTCGACTTCGTCCACGTGCAGCGAGCGCCGCACGTCCTTGTCGGTCTCCCCTTCGAAGATCCCGACCTCGTCCTTCCGCGTGAAAGCGGCGCGGAAGCGGGTCGGAAGGTCGATCTCCTGCAGCTCGGGGCCGCTCGCGCCGTTGCGGACGGCGTCGAGCAGCGGGTGGGACGAGCCGGGCTGAGCCATGGATGTCCTCCGTGTAACGACGGGGTGGGGCGAGCCCTCAGCGGGCCGGGGTCGGCCGGTGGCGCGCGGCCGCGCCCGCGGCCTCCGGCGGTTCACTGGCCGCGGCCGTGCCGGGCGCGGGCGCGCGTCCGGCGAGCCGCTCTTCCAGATGCGCGGCGAGCGTCCGCACGCCGGGCGGGTCCAGCAGGTTGAGGTGGTGCACGTCCGGGATCGTCACCTTCTCCAGGTCGGAGCAGAGCCCGCCGAAACCGTTGGTCCCGTCGAGCACGTAACGTGCGTCCCGGACGGCCCAGGGCGTCTCCTCCGGCGCGTAGTAGAGGATGACGCGGCCGTCGTAGGGCTCGGGCCGGTACGCCTCCAGGGATCGGGTGTCCTGGTGGGACGTGAGCTGGTGGGTCAGCGCCGCCGGCGGAATGTGGTCCACCAGCGGGGCCGCCCGCTCCATGACCAGCGCGAACTGGGCCTCCTCGTCCAGCCCGGACAGCTCCTCGTAGGTGAGCGTCACGTCCAGGCCGTACGTCTCGTTGATGTAGTCGGCGAACGCCGAGAACCGGCGCGCGAGGGTGTCGGACTCGTCGTCCACGGCGAGCGGCAGGCCCGCGTCGAACAGGGCGACGAACTCGACCTCGCGTCCGGCCGCCCGCAGCTGCCGGGCCGTCTCGTAGGCGAGGACGCCGCCGAACGACCAGCCGCCGAGCCGGAACGCGCCCTCGGGCTGCGCCTCCAGCAGGTGCCGGACGTACCGGGCGGCGCGCTCCTCGACCGGCGGCGCGTCCTCGAACCGTTCGAGGCCGTACACCGGCTGGTCGGCGCCGAGCAGCTCGACGAGCTGCCGGTAGCAGGCGGTCGTGCCGCCCGCCGGATGCGCGATGAAGATCGGCCGGCGCGTCCCGGTGGCCTTCAGCGGACGGACGGTCTGCCGCGCGGCCTCCTCGTCGGCCGCGCGGATGAACTCCGCGACGTGCTCGGCCGTCGGCGTCGCGAGCAGTTCGCCCCGCGTCGCTTCGGTGCCGAGTTCGTTGACGAGCGTCGCGACGAGCCGGTCGGCCTGCGCGTCCGTCCCGCCGAGGTCGGCGAAGAAGTCCGCGGTGACGCCGACCCGGTCGAACCCGAGGACGTCCTCGAAGACCCGGACGGCGAGCCGTTCGGCCGCGTCGCGCGGCATCACGTACCCGGCCTCGGCGTTCGCCGCGGCCTGCACGGGGGCGGGCGCGCCGGCGAGGCCCAGCTCACCGGCCGCCCACTCCTCGAACACGTTCACGCTCGCGCCCTGCAGCAGCACCGACGCGGGGACCGTCAGCCCGAGGTCGTGCTCGACGCCGCTCTTGATCCGGACGGCGACGAGCGAGTCGAGACCGAGGTCGGTCAGCGGCACCGCGGGGTCCAGGCGCTCGGGCTCGAACCCGAGGACGGACGCGATCCGGTACCTGACCTGCGCCGCGATCGCCTTGCGCGCCTCCGCGGGCGGGAGTGCCTTGAGCGCGTCGACGCCCGGCCAGTCGCCGGTGCCGCCCTGCTCGGCGCCCGCCGCCTCGGTGAGCGCCGCGAAGTACGGCATGGTGCGGATCTCGGGGAACAGCCCCACCGCGGTCGCCGGGTCGAACCGCAGCACGCCCGTCGCGGGACGGTCGTGCACCAGCAGCGCCTCGAGGGCCTCGGCGCCCTCCTCCGGGCTGATCGGCTCGATCACCGCGACCGCGAGGTCGGCGGCGCCGCCGACCCGCGACCAGGTGCCCCAGTTGACGGTCGTCCCCGGCCGGCCGTGCGCCCGCCGGTACGCCGTCAGCGCGTCGATCGCGGCGTTCGCCGCCGCGTACGCGCCCTGCCCCGGCGAACCGAGGAGCGCCGCCGCCGACGAGTGCATGACCAGCCAGTCGAGGTCGAGGTCCCACGTCGCGTCGCTGAGCCGCCGCGCGCCCTCGACCTTCGCCGTCCACACCCGGTGGAGATCCTCCGGGCCGAGGTCGGCGATCATCCGGTCGTCGATGGCGCCCGCGCCGTGCACGACGCCGCGCAGCTTCACGCCGCCCTCCTGCGCGACCCGCACCAGCCGCTCGGCGGTGCCGGGCGCGGCGATGTCGCCGAGGACGATCCCGACGTCGACGCCGCTCTCCCGCAGCCGCGCGACGACCTTCTCGGCCGCCGCGTCCGGACCCCGGCGGCCCGACAGCACGATCCGCCCGGCGCCCCGCTCGGCGAGCAGCCGCGCGGTGACCAGGCCGATCCCGCCGTACCCGCCGGTGATCACGTACGCGCCGCCGCGCCGCACGATCCGCGTCGGCTTCGCGGGCGGTTCGGGCGCCGCGCCGGGCGCGAGCCGCGCCGCGTACCGGACGCCGCCGCGCCACGCGACCTCCCGCGCGTCCGCGCCGGCCAGCAGTTCGGCGACGAGGTCGGCGGGCCGGTCGACGTCCACGTGCGTCGCGCGCTGGACCGTCCGCTCGAACGCCAGCACCCGGGTGAGCGCGCTGACGAACCCGTGCGCGGGCTCGCCCGCCTCCCCGTCCAGGACGGGCAGGGCGCCGCGGGTCGCGACGTACAGGCGGGGCCCGTCGGGCAGCGTGCGGCTGACCCGCGCGACCGTGAGCACGAGCTCCTCGTCGACGAGCCCGGCGGACGGCACGAGCACCACGCCCGCGACCGCCCCGCCGTCCATCGGGTGGCCGGCGGGCGGCGTCGCGGTGAGCAGGTGCCGGATGACCGGACGCCCGCGCTCCGCGAGCCCGGCCGCGACCGCCCCGGCGAGCGCGTCGTCCTCCTCCGCGAGCACCAGCCAGGCGCCCGCCCCGGCCGAGGCGGTCGGGGCTTCCGGGGCGGTGTCTCCGGCTAGCGGGGTCTCGTCCCAGACGAGTTCGACGAGCTTGTCGTGGAGGGGGACGGGGACGTCGGGGCGGTCGGTGCGGCGGAGGGTGATGCCGGTGGCCTCGAGGAGGATCCGGCCGTCGTCGTCCAGCAGGACGACCGTGCCGGTGATGCCGTCGTCGCCCCGCAGCGCGCTCGCGCGGACGCGGCCGCCGCGGTGGGTCGGGCCGTGGACGCGCAGGCCGCCGATGGTCTCGGCGAGCCACACGCCGTCCTCCCCGGCGACGGCGGCGGCCTCGCCGGACAGGACGGCGAGGCAGCGGTCGAGGACCTCGGGGTGCAGGCGGTAGTGGCGGCTGCCGCGCTCGGCGGCGGGGATCTCGGGGAGGCCGTCGACGACCTCGGCGAAGCCGGTGGCGGGGGCGCGGTGGTCCTCGCCGACGTCCGCGCTGGCCAGCCGGGTCCAGGTGCCCGCGGGGGTGCGGCCGTGGATCTCGACGCGCTGCTCGTCCTCGGTGTAGGTCGTGGTGACGGTGGTGTGGTCGGCGAGCGCGAGCGGCCGTTCCATCCACAGGCTGTTGACGCGGACGTCGTCGGTGCCGAGGGCGCTCGCGCCGGCGGCGAGGGCCATCTCGGCGTACGCGGCGACCGGCAGGACGGGCAGGCCGTGGACGGCGAGGCCGGCGAGCCACGGGCGGGCGGCGAGGCCCACGTCGGCGCGCCACGCGTGCCGCTCCTCGCCGGGCAGTTCGACGTGCGCGCCGAGCAGCGGGTGCTCGTCGCGGCCCCGGTCGGCGCGCGCGGACAGGTCGACCCAGTGGCGTTCGTGCCGCCAGGGCGAGAACGGGACGTCGACGATCGCGCCGTCGGCGGGCGCGGCGACGGCGAGGCCGTGCGCGGCGAGGTAGGCGAGCTGCGCGTGGAAGGTGAGGGTGTCGTCGGTCTCCTGGCCCTTGCGCGCCCGCTTGAGGGTGTGGGTGACGAGCGCGCCGGTGCCGTCGAGGGTCTCGCCGACGGCGTGCGCGAGGATCGGGTGCGCGTTGACCTCGACGAACGTGCGGTGGCCGTCCTCGGACGCGGCGGCGACCGCGTCGGTGAGCCGGACGGGGTTGCGCAGGTTCGCCGCCCAGTATTCGGCGTCGAGGCTCGCCGTGCCGTCGGCGAACGCGCGCGGGTCGTCCAGGGCCGTGGTGTAGAGGACGATGCCGTCCGCGAGGGGCGTGCCCGGTTCGGCGCCGACCTCGGCGAGCCGCTCGCGCAGTTCGGGCAGCAGCGGGTCGACCTGCGGGGAGTGGCCCGCGCCCTCGGCCTGCACCATGCGGGCGAGGCGACCTTCGGCCTCGGCGCGCGCGACGACCTCGGCGACCTGGTCCGCGTCGCCGGTGACGACCGTCTGCTTCGGCGAGGAGTGGACGGCCGCGTACACCTCCGGCAGGTCGTGCGCCAGCTCACGAACCTCGGCGGCGGACGCGCCGAGCACGGCCATCGCGCCGCCGCCGACGAGGCGGGTGAGCAGCCGGGAGCGGCGGCAGATGACGCGGACGCCGTCCTGCGGGGTGAGGGCCCCGGCGACGACGGCCGCGGCGACCTCGCCCATCGAGTGGCCGATCACCGCGCCGGGCGTGACGCCGTGCGCCTTCCACATGCGGGCGAGGCCGAGCTGGATCGCGAACAGGA
The nucleotide sequence above comes from Actinomadura algeriensis. Encoded proteins:
- a CDS encoding type I polyketide synthase, which encodes MQSNDRSGAAREIPQDRARISEDSIRRHLIEQIARRSRTTADQIDPDRPLEEFGLASRDAVAIAGELEQMLGRSLPATLVWEHPTIDKLSVALASGADLAPAASAEPAAPPVPSAAPADDEPIAVVGIGCRFPGGDRDLTGPADYWRFLTGRGDAIREVPDGRWDPFDDGSPEVGDLLAKTTRLGGFLDDVAEFDAAFFGITPREAAVMDPQQRLVLEVAWEAFEHAGIGPASLRGSRTGVFVGVSAPEYAAFTASDPAALEPFTATGAALSIIANRLSYLLDLRGPSMIVDTACSSSLVSTHLAVQALRRGEADVALAGGVNLLLSPTVTMTFDLAGGTAADGHCKAFDASADGMVRAEGCGAVVLKRLSDARRDGDRVLAVVRGGGVNSDGRSNGLVAPNADAQRALLRDVYAAAGIDTREVDYVEAHGTGTFLGDPIEAKAVGEVLGAGRAPDEPLLLGSAKSNLGHMESAAGVAGLIKTVLALHHRVIPPSAHYREPNPHIPFDDLRLAVVAEETPWPDRGRPARAGVSGFGFGGTNAHLILEEAPASEPHVQPAVVRTFPLSDTSDDRIRDHASVLAGWLADADVALPDLARTLHGRGRRAGRGRARAAVAARDRAGLIDGLTALAEGRPHPGVVTGSAVGTPGRPVWVFSGYGAQRPGMAQRLLEEEPAFAEAIDDLDGLFAEEGGPALWDLLESGAKPDGPAETMPVLFAIQLGLARMWKAHGVTPGAVIGHSMGEVAAAVVAGALTPQDGVRVICRRSRLLTRLVGGGAMAVLGASAAEVRELAHDLPEVYAAVHSSPKQTVVTGDADQVAEVVARAEAEGRLARMVQAEGAGHSPQVDPLLPELRERLAEVGAEPGTPLADGIVLYTTALDDPRAFADGTASLDAEYWAANLRNPVRLTDAVAAASEDGHRTFVEVNAHPILAHAVGETLDGTGALVTHTLKRARKGQETDDTLTFHAQLAYLAAHGLAVAAPADGAIVDVPFSPWRHERHWVDLSARADRGRDEHPLLGAHVELPGEERHAWRADVGLAARPWLAGLAVHGLPVLPVAAYAEMALAAGASALGTDDVRVNSLWMERPLALADHTTVTTTYTEDEQRVEIHGRTPAGTWTRLASADVGEDHRAPATGFAEVVDGLPEIPAAERGSRHYRLHPEVLDRCLAVLSGEAAAVAGEDGVWLAETIGGLRVHGPTHRGGRVRASALRGDDGITGTVVLLDDDGRILLEATGITLRRTDRPDVPVPLHDKLVELVWDETPLAGDTAPEAPTASAGAGAWLVLAEEDDALAGAVAAGLAERGRPVIRHLLTATPPAGHPMDGGAVAGVVLVPSAGLVDEELVLTVARVSRTLPDGPRLYVATRGALPVLDGEAGEPAHGFVSALTRVLAFERTVQRATHVDVDRPADLVAELLAGADAREVAWRGGVRYAARLAPGAAPEPPAKPTRIVRRGGAYVITGGYGGIGLVTARLLAERGAGRIVLSGRRGPDAAAEKVVARLRESGVDVGIVLGDIAAPGTAERLVRVAQEGGVKLRGVVHGAGAIDDRMIADLGPEDLHRVWTAKVEGARRLSDATWDLDLDWLVMHSSAAALLGSPGQGAYAAANAAIDALTAYRRAHGRPGTTVNWGTWSRVGGAADLAVAVIEPISPEEGAEALEALLVHDRPATGVLRFDPATAVGLFPEIRTMPYFAALTEAAGAEQGGTGDWPGVDALKALPPAEARKAIAAQVRYRIASVLGFEPERLDPAVPLTDLGLDSLVAVRIKSGVEHDLGLTVPASVLLQGASVNVFEEWAAGELGLAGAPAPVQAAANAEAGYVMPRDAAERLAVRVFEDVLGFDRVGVTADFFADLGGTDAQADRLVATLVNELGTEATRGELLATPTAEHVAEFIRAADEEAARQTVRPLKATGTRRPIFIAHPAGGTTACYRQLVELLGADQPVYGLERFEDAPPVEERAARYVRHLLEAQPEGAFRLGGWSFGGVLAYETARQLRAAGREVEFVALFDAGLPLAVDDESDTLARRFSAFADYINETYGLDVTLTYEELSGLDEEAQFALVMERAAPLVDHIPPAALTHQLTSHQDTRSLEAYRPEPYDGRVILYYAPEETPWAVRDARYVLDGTNGFGGLCSDLEKVTIPDVHHLNLLDPPGVRTLAAHLEERLAGRAPAPGTAAASEPPEAAGAAARHRPTPAR